One genomic segment of Helianthus annuus cultivar XRQ/B chromosome 14, HanXRQr2.0-SUNRISE, whole genome shotgun sequence includes these proteins:
- the LOC110908382 gene encoding arogenate dehydratase/prephenate dehydratase 2, chloroplastic, with translation MATMVSRAPINPTHKPITTTTTSSIWDQSKAKSPLLLFHRRQFRISASSSSSIQGGTSEGKTTSLPRPLTSTDLTGLPSEGSRIRVAYQGVPGAYSESAAEKAYPNCEAVPCEQFETAFEAVERWLVDRAVLPIENSLGGSIHRNYDLLLRHRLHIVGEVKLAIRHCLLANHGVKIEHLKRVLSHPQALAQCENTLTRLGIVREAVDDTAGAAKHVALHQLDDTGAVASAAAAKIYGLNLLQQDIQDYSDNVTRFLMLAREPIIPRTDRPFKTSIVFSLDEGPGMLFKALAVFAMRQINLTKIESRPLQRQALPAHNESTNGTPGSFPYLFYVDFQASMADQRAQNALSHLKEFATFLSVLGSYPEDVTI, from the exons ATGGCGACCATGGTATCCCGAGCCCCAATAAACCCTACGCATAagcccatcaccaccaccaccacctcctccattTGGGATCAATCGAAAGCAAAATCCCCCCTCCTCCTCTTCCACCGACGCCAATTTCGTATATcagcatcttcttcttcttccattcAAGGAGGCACCAGCGAAGGCAAAACCACTTCTCTTCCAA GGCCTTTGACCTCCACCGATTTGACTGGATTGCCATCTGAAGGCTCTCGAATTCGTGTTGCTTACCAG GGAGTTCCAGGGGCCTACAGTGAATCTGCTGCCGAGAAGGCTTACCCTAACTGTGAAGCAGTCCCTTGTGAACAGTTTGAAACTGCATTTGAG GCTGTTGAGCGGTGGCTAGTGGACCGAGCGGTTTTACCTATTGAGAATTCTTTAGGAGGAAGCATTCATAGGAATTACGACCTGTTACTTCGACACAGATTGCATATTGTTGGGGAAGTCAAACTTGCTATTCGTCATTGCTTGCTAGCTAATCATGGTGTCAAAATAGAACATCTGAAAAGGGTTCTTAGCCATCCACAG GCTCTTGCTCAATGTGAGAACACTTTAACAAGACTTGGAATAGTCAGAGAAGCCGTGGATGATACTGCTGGTGCTGCAAAG CATGTTGCTCTCCATCAACTTGATGATACTGGAGCAGTTGCTAGTGCTGCTGCTGCTAAGATTTATGGATTAAATTTGCTTCAACAAGATATCCAG GATTATTCAGATAATGTGACTCGATTCTTAATGCTGGCAAGGGAACCCATAATTCCACGTACAGACAGACCATTCAAG ACAAGTATTGTGTTCTCACTGGATGAGGGTCCTGGGATGCTTTTCAAGGCACTTGCAGTGTTTGCTATGAGACAAATAAATCTAACCAAG ATTGAAAGCCGCCCTCTGCAAAGGCAGGCTTTACCTGCACATAATGAAAGTACCAATGGGACCCCTGG GTCTTTTCCTTACCTTTTCTATGTTGACTTCCAAGCATCTATGGCAGACCAAAGGGCCCAAAATGCTCTTTCCCATCTTAAG GAGTTTGCTACTTTCTTGAGTGTGCTAGGCAGTTACCCTGAGGATGTCACCATATGA